The following proteins come from a genomic window of Aspergillus luchuensis IFO 4308 DNA, chromosome 3, nearly complete sequence:
- the PRP43 gene encoding DEAH-box ATP-dependent RNA helicase PRP43 (COG:A;~EggNog:ENOG410PGYC;~InterPro:IPR011709,IPR027417,IPR001650,IPR014001, IPR007502,IPR011545,IPR002464;~PFAM:PF04408,PF00270,PF07717,PF00271;~go_function: GO:0003676 - nucleic acid binding [Evidence IEA];~go_function: GO:0004386 - helicase activity [Evidence IEA];~go_function: GO:0005524 - ATP binding [Evidence IEA]): MVDRRSDSENGSRAKRQKMDKSETDPKDNPYLAHMYADNGNSNTWTDGTTDLHPAFGKMKRHQTTAALAKKVEDGDINPFNGQPFSSKYVSILQTRRDLPVHAQRDEFLELYQKSQILVFVGETGSGKTTQIPQFVLFDDMPQTQRKMVACTQPRRVAAMSVAQRVAAELDVKLGEEVGYSIRFEDMTSSKTVLKYMTDGMLLREAMNDHNLNRYSTIILDEAHERTMATDVLMGLLKEVVLRRPDLKIIIMSATLDAQKFQRYFNDAPLLAVPGRTHPVEIFYTPEPEQDYVEAAIRTVLQIHATEDEGDILLFLTGEEEIEDAARKISLEADEMVREADAGPIKVYPLYGSLPPHMQQRIFEPAPPARRPGGRPGRKVIVSTNIAETSLTIDGIVYVVDPGFSKQKIYNPRIRVESLLVSPISKASAQQRAGRAGRTRPGKCFRLYTEEAFRKELIDQTYPEILRSNLSSTVLELKKLGIDDLVHFDLMDPPAPETLMRALEELNYLACLDDDGNLTQLGRLASEFPLDPALAVMLISSPEFYCSNEILSITALLSVPQVFVRPASQRKRADEMKDLFAHPDGDHLTLLNVYHAFKSPEAQENLKQWCHDHFLSLRSLQSADNVRMQLLRIMEREELEMVSTPFEDKKYYENIRRALCAGFFMQVAKKETQGKNVYVTIKDNQNVLLHPSTVLGHEAEWVLYNEFVLTTKNYIRTVTAVKPEWLIDIAPTYYDISGFPKGEIRSSLLRAAERLSRKEKMRSDSSRRR, translated from the exons ATGGTTGATCGACGATCGGATTCTGAGAACGGCTCGCGTGCTAAACGTCAAAAGATGGACAAGTCTGAAACCGATCCCAAGGACAACCCGTACCTGGCTCACATGTATGCGGACAACGGCAACTCCAACACATGGACCGATGGCACCACAGATCTTCACCCCGCCTttgggaagatgaagaggcacCAGACCACCGCTGCGCTGGCTAAGAAGGTGGAAGATGGCGATATCAACCCGTTCAACGGTCAACCCTTCTCCAGCAAATATGTTTCTATCCTGCAGACTCGTCGCGATCTGCCCGTACATGCTCAGAG AGATGAATTCTTGGAGCTTTACCAAAAGTCGCAGATTCTGGTCTTTGTCGGTGAAACTGGTTCCGGAAAGACCACGCAGATTCCCCAATTCGTCCTGTTCGATGACATGCCGCAAACTCAGCGCAAGATGGTTGCTTGTACCCAGCCTCGTCGTGTCGCCGCCATGTCCGTCGCTCAACGTGTCGCCGCCGAGCTGGATGTCAAGCTTGGAGAGGAAGTCGGTTACAGCATCCGTTTCGAGGATATGACCAGTTCCAAGACTGTGCTCAAGTACATGACGGACGGTATGCTTCTGAGAGAAGCCATGAACGaccacaacctcaaccgcTACAGTACTATCATTCTGGACGAGGCCCACGAGAGAACAATGGCTACTGATGTCCTCATGGGTCTTCTCAAGGAAGTTGTGCTGCGCCGGCCTGACCTGAAGATCATTATCATGTCTGCTACTCTGGATGCACAGAAGTTCCAGCGTTACTTCAACGATGCCCCTCTTCTTGCGGTTCCCGGTCGTACTCACCCTGTCGAGATCTTCTATACCCCTGAGCCTGAGCAGGACTACGTCGAAGCTGCTATTCGCACCGTTCTGCAGATCCACGCGACAGAAGACGAAGGTgatatccttctcttcttgactggtgaagaagaaattgAAGACGCCGCACGGAAGATCTCGTTGGAAGCCGATGAAATGGTAAGAGAGGCCGATGCTGGGCCTATCAAGGTCTACCCTCTCTACGGCAGTCTGCCCCCGCATATGCAGCAGCGCATTTTCGAACCGGCCCCGCCTGCCCGCCGTCCTGGAGGCCGTCCCGGCCGGAAGGTCATTGTGTCCACCAACATCGCTGAAACTTCGCTTACCATCGACGGTATTGTCTACGTCGTCGATCCCGGTTtctcgaagcagaagatctACAACCCCCGTATCCGTGTCGAGTCTCTTCTGGTGTCTCCCATCTCCAAGGCCTCCGCACAACAGAGAGCCGGTCGTGCTGGTCGTACGCGCCCCGGAAAGTGCTTCCGTCTGTACACCGAAGAAGCCTTCAGAAAGGAACTCATTGACCAGACATATCCCGAGATTCTGCGCTCCAATCTTTCTTCTACCGTGTTGGAGTTGAAGAAGCTAGGCATTGATGATCTTGTCCACTTCGATCTGATGGATCCTCCTGCTCCGGAGACTCTGATGAGAGCTTTGGAGGAACTCAACTATCTGGCTTGCTTGGACGATGATGGAAACCTCACTCAGCTGGGTCGCTTGGCCTCTGAGTTCCCTCTTGATCCCGCCCTTGCTGTCATGCTGATCAGCTCCCCCGAATTCTACTGCTCCAACGAAATACTTTCCATCACAGCCCTGCTTTCGGTGCCGCAAGTCTTCGTCAGACCTGCTTCTCAGCGGAAGCGTGCcgatgagatgaaggatcTCTTCGCCCACCCCGACGGTGACCACCTCACCCTGCTTAATGTCTACCATGCTTTCAAGAGCCCTGAAGCTCAGGAGAACTTGAAGCAATGGTGCCACGATCACTTCCTCTCTCTGAGATCGTTGCAATCCGCAGACAACGTGCGCATGCAGCTTCTACGCATCATGGAGCGTGAGGAACTCGAGATGGTGTCGACCCCCTTCGAGGACAAGAAGTATTACGAAAACATTCGCCGTGCGCTGTGCGCCGGCTTCTTCATGCAGGTcgccaagaaggagactCAGGGCAAGAACGTGTATGTCACGATTAAGGACAACCAGAACGTTCTCTTGCACCCCTCGACCGTCCTGGGCCACGAAGCAGAATGGGTTCTCTACAACGAATTCGTTCTCACCACCAAGAACTACATTCGGACTGTCACAGCCGTCAAGCCCGAATGGCTCATT GACATCGCACCCACCTACTACGATATCTCCGGCTTCCCCAAGGGCGAAATccgctcctccctccttcgcgCCGCCGAGAGACTTTCccgcaaggagaagatgcgctCTGATTCCAGCAGAAGACGATAG
- a CDS encoding uncharacterized protein (COG:S;~EggNog:ENOG410PQH2), with amino-acid sequence MQGLWSRAAPAQSTCRCVSCLSTVSNGVASRGTSAASKKRLRLGNSVTALYTSIFAAAALADAQAKGQRRHEWEEKIAAVKEEVIELVDEEQRLVEALMSRRKQGFLNGTLQTRQFSTATRPAPMRYQWPRRNAPFASFHSTTAFANERDNQIIRDLVPESEDPLAEDANEDYGLSLEDDDTPTWLTGDVVRQKVIRKLALKQLAIRLLLRPAIAHSYQGVQMNYSADFSIPQLRVPQLLAELNSLRRRMRQVKGSEKANIDDLAKDLRVHSVRHMTEERNRLDRDVQRDTEIYMRNEMPLQELLLRLANNLMQCTDPDRPEVIKKMILAFTKTRQNDLCDLILKTILPHKFPLSASLILTILTFFRKSKNLMGFDIFLEMLNGHGYPVDMNGLGLYQRQVVNGVEIIVPPVDSANPVIYATLIVSCLRFDQPDRADAYLLAARSAGHMDDFAILNSYLRFCAIRTDWEKGVQTLKRTLAFMVSSTEHQLFRLERLIVLMVHMCDACEQYDMSEAIITSAMNSGFNWEAASKQLDIKSSHDPHHERWSSAAEAAPKDMQEKLAWEKAYAFVNVMNERLSAYEGKSPSKKWQDMIELYSQQVLTAMLAGSPASANAPKVPEQVFEDKDRQSLLQEISRQVEKAKKENESTAAAQEQEITSLKAEISQLKQMVFDLHQTRKQESTIPSPPPSPPRSTHHQDHLLRRKHEHIAPAPELESSFNKVSIRYMKS; translated from the coding sequence ATGCAAGGTCTTTGGTCCCGCGCCGCTCCGGCGCAATCCACCTGCCGCTGCGTCTCTTGCTTAAGTACCGTCTCCAATGGGGTGGCCTCGAGAGGTACTTCGGCTGCCAGCAAGAAACGCCTCCGGCTCGGAAACTCGGTAACAGCACTATACACCAGCAtcttcgccgccgccgctttGGCAGATGCCCAGGCCAAGGGCCAGCGCCGTCACGAATGGGAGGAAAAGATCGCGGCAGTCAAGGAAGAGGTCATTGagctggtggatgaggaacaGCGTCTGGTGGAGGCTCTAATGTCGCGTCGGAAGCAGGGATTTCTCAATGGAACGCTACAGACTAGGCAGTTCAGCACAGCGACTCGCCCGGCACCTATGAGATACCAATGGCCCAGGAGGAACGCACCGTTTGCATCTTTTCACTCAACGACGGCCTTTGCGAATGAGAGGGATAATCAGATAATCCGTGATCTGGTCCCAGAGAGCGAGGATCCGCTGGCCGAGGACGCGAATGAGGACTATGGCCTTTcgctggaggatgatgatacgCCCACATGGCTTACTGGGGATGTGGTTCGCCAGAAGGTCATCCGGAAGCTCGCGCTCAAACAGCTGGCCATTAGACTTCTGTTGCGGCCGGCAATTGCCCACAGCTATCAGGGGGTTCAGATGAACTACAGTGCCGACTTCTCAATACCCCAATTGAGAGTGCCGCAGTTGCTAGCGGAACTGAACAGCCTTCGACGCAGGATGCGTCAAGTGAAGGGCTCGGAGAAGGCTAATATTGATGATTTAGCCAAGGACCTCCGCGTGCACTCGGTACGACACATGACGGAAGAGCGGAATCGGCTCGATCGGGACGTCCAGCGTGATACCGAAATCTATATGCGGAATGAGATGCCCTTGCAGGAACTACTCCTCCGGCTAGCCAACAACCTGATGCAGTGCACGGATCCGGACCGGCCAGAAGTCATAAAGAAGATGATTCTTGCGTTCACCAAAACCCGTCAGAACGATCTCTGTGATTTGATCTTGAAGACCATCCTTCCACACAAGTTCCCGCTCAGCGCCTCTCTTATCCTCACGATACTTACTTTCTTCCGCAAATCCAAGAACCTCATGGGTTTTGACATCTTCCTGGAGATGTTGAACGGACACGGCTATCCGGTAGACATGAATGGCTTGGGTCTGTACCAGCGCCAAGTGGTCAATGGAGTTGAGATCATCGTCCCACCAGTAGATTCGGCGAACCCCGTCATCTACGCCACACTTATTGTGTCTTGTCTACGCTTCGACCAGCCGGATCGTGCCGATGCATACCTCCTAGCTGCGAGATCGGCAGGGCATATGGACGACTTTGCTATCCTCAACTCTTACCTGCGATTCTGCGCCATCCGCACCGACTGGGAAAAGGGAGTCCAGACCCTGAAAAGAACACTAGCGTTCATGGTCTCATCAACAGAGCACCAGCTTTTCCGTCTTGAACGACTCATCGTACTAATGGTACACATGTGCGATGCCTGCGAGCAATACGACATGTCcgaggccatcatcacctcaGCCATGAACAGCGGTTTCAACTGGGAAGCAGCCAGCAAGCAACTAGACATCAAGTCTTCCCACGACCCCCACCACGAGAGATGGTCATCGGCAGCGGAAGCCGCACCAAAAGATATGCAAGAGAAGCTCGCATGGGAGAAAGCCTACGCCTTCGTGAACGTCATGAACGAGCGTCTGAGTGCCTACGAGGGCAAATCGCCCTCCAAAAAGTGGCAAGACATGATAGAGCTCTACTCCCAGCAAGTCCTAACCGCCATGCTCGCCGGATCCCCAGCGTCAGCCAACGCTCCTAAAGTTCCCGAGCAAGTCTTCGAAGACAAGGACCGCCAGAGCCTGCTCCAAGAAATCAGCAGACAGGTCGAAAAAGCCAAAAAGGAGAACGAGTCTACAGCCGCAGCCCAGGAACAAGAGATCACCTCCCTGAAGGCTGAAATCTCACAACTTAAGCAGATGGTCTTCGACCTCCACCAGACCCGCAAGCAGGAGTCTACTATACCGTCGCCCccgccttctccccctcgcTCTACCCACCACCAAGACCACCTCCTCCGTCGAAAACACGAACACATTGCTCCTGCACCGGAACTCGAATCTTCTTTCAACAAAGTCAGTATTCGATACATGAAGTCGTAG
- the SKB1 gene encoding protein arginine N-methyltransferase (BUSCO:EOG09260SAH;~COG:D;~EggNog:ENOG410PFAA;~InterPro:IPR007857,IPR035075,IPR029063,IPR025799, IPR035247,IPR035248;~PFAM:PF17286,PF05185,PF17285;~go_function: GO:0008168 - methyltransferase activity [Evidence IEA];~go_function: GO:0016274 - protein-arginine N-methyltransferase activity [Evidence IEA];~go_process: GO:0006479 - protein methylation [Evidence IEA];~go_process: GO:0018216 - peptidyl-arginine methylation [Evidence IEA];~go_process: GO:0035246 - peptidyl-arginine N-methylation [Evidence IEA]) → MDSFNPEDMAPSFCIGQHETNRKNPITAAIVQAAHESNYDMLTAPITTEAFHSRILTLLGSKPNAPLTPAANGTLMTTDNMRPIFIPPLTPADSHLTPDETMSQIVGVTSGWIDLCSPDPLIADISRQVFMREVAYAAFCGLGYLLIPGPKLHHGEIHAEGVSYYARAIQDAINLAPYIQFHIWMPMVDNPDLEVDGIANLSRLARQEFLGEPLTGQPLRVDPFGTWDAWDMIRRTCKYHSRLVVALSMPKHLPPMSVQSRWYSEPVHMLTFDANTFIKNQKGYPVLSKTHQALIGRFMRLRTSPWILLCDVGPIPGVDEQETTGTKLPALSGSDYPSLTQAAVSNKKHYDPTPHLSYLRNLQQRQPSRSAMERFGVGYQDYLQAPLQPLTVNLESITYEVFEKDPIKYKWYERAVAKALTDWASEGKPTSNPDGRVVVAVVGAGRGPLVSRALQASVETGVKIDLWAVEKNTNAFVLLQRHNEQKWGGQVKLVQSDMRAWKGPQIEKQGHSGAQTGPESAQTSESAAAPPVTELVPTTIDILISELLGSFGDNELSPECLDGVTHLLNPVHGISIPASYTAHLTPIAAPKLHADVMNQSVSNPAAPETPYVVMLHAIDFLSTNQPSASTLMNSSHGGAKYSARDSISTLPGSGEAPIPFVQTTWSFEHPNRHIPPQLPTTSTISNSHNVRRTRLSFPVYNRGVCHGLAGYFETVLYRDIELSTNPVTMDTKSADMISWFPIYFPLKTPLNVPDNGEVVVTMYRQTDDRKVWYEWMVEVFAVEGNEEEVVMSGGKGTSPAAGNLQRQPQRSRGGRRVRVGTSELHSSIKEGCLM, encoded by the exons ATGGACTCTTTCAATCCAGAAGACATGGCTCCTAGCTTTTGCATCGGACAGCATGAAACCAACCGCAAGAACCCAATCACGGCTGCAATTGTACAGGCAGCCCATGAAAGCAAT TATGACATGCTTACGGCACCAATCACTACGGAGGCCTTCCATTCTCGCATCCTCACCCTGTTAGGTTCCAAACCAAATGCCCCTTTGACTCCGGCTGCCAATGGGACTTTGATGACGACCGATAATATGCGCCCCATCTTTATTCCTCCCTTAACTCCCGCGGATAGCCACTTGACCCCGGATGAGACGATGTCGCAGATAGTTGGAGTCACCAGCGGTTGGATCGATCTATGCTCCCCGGATCCCCTGATTGCAGACATCTCGCGTCAGGTGTTCATGCGAGAGGTCGCGTATGCAGCTTTCTGTGGCCTTGGGTACCTCTTGATTCCCGGCCCGAAACTGCACCATGGAGAGATCCATGCAGAAGGCGTGAGCTACTATGCGAGAGCGATACAGGATGCTATCAACCTCGCTCCTTACATACAGTTTCACATTTGGATGCCTATGGTTGATAACCCAGACTTGGAAGTAGATGGAATAGCCAATCTGTCTCGCCTTGCCCGTCAGGAGTTCCTTGGAGAACCGCTCACAGGGCAGCCATTGCGAGTGGATCCTTTTGGCACTTGGGATGCTTGGGACATGATACGGAGAACTTGTAAATACCACTCCAGGCTTGTCGTAG CACTTTCAATGCCTAagcacctccctcccatGTCCGTGCAGTCTCGCTGGTATTCCGAGCCTGTTCATATGCTCACATTTGATGCCAACACGTTcatcaagaaccagaagggTTATCCCGTACTGTCTAAGACGCACCAGGCGCTCATCGGTCGGTTCATGCGCTTACGGACATCCCCATGGATCCTTCTCTGCGATGTTGGCCCAATCCCGGGCGTAGATGAGCAAGAAACTACAGGAACCAAACTCCCCGCTCTGTCCGGCTCTGATTATCCTAGTCTCACTCAGGCCGCGGTATCCAACAAGAAGCATTATGACCCGACCCCTCATCTTTCCTACCTCAGAAATCTACAGCAACGCCAGCCTTCTAGGAGCGCCATGGAGAGGTTTGGAGTTGGATACCAAGACTATCTTCAGGCGCCTTTGCAGCCGTTGACTGTCAACCTGGAAAGCATTACTTACGAGGTATTCGAGAAAGATCCTATCAAATACAAATGGTATGAGCGCGCTGTCGCCAAAGCTCTTACCGACTGGGCAAGTGAAGGGAAGCCAACTTCGAACCCCGACGGCAGAGTGGTTGTGGCCGTGGTTGGTGCGGGTCGAGGACCGCTCGTGTCGCGGGCGCTCCAAGCCAGTGTCGAGACTGGGGTCAAGATTGACCTCTGGGCAGTTGAGAAGAACACCAACGCTttcgtccttctccaacgCCACAATGAGCAGAAATGGGGTGGACAAGTCAAGCTTGTGCAGTCGGACATGCGAGCCTGGAAAGGCCCGCAGATTGAGAAGCAGGGTCACTCGGGAGCACAAACAGGACCG GAATCGGCACAGACGTCCGAATCAGCAGCCGCGCCCCCCGTCACCGAGCTCGTTCCCACTACGATCGACATTCTGATCTCAGAGCTGCTGGGCTCGTTCGGCGACAACGAGCTTTCGCCAGAATGCCTTGACGGCGTTACGCACTTACTCAATCCTGTTCACGGTATCTCCATTCCGGCTTCCTACACGGCTCACCTTACGCCCATCGCGGCGCCGAAGCTCCACGCCGATGTCATGAATCAATCCGTCTCTAACCCAGCAGCGCCGGAGACGCCGTATGTGGTCATGTTACACGCGATCGACTTTCTCTCCACGAATCAGCCCTCTGCATCTACACTAATGAACTCCAGTCATGGGGGCGCCAAATATAGTGCCCGAGACTCAATCTCCACGCTACCGGGTTCTGGAGAAGCGCCGATCCCATTCGTGCAGACGACCTGGTCGTTTGAGCATCCCAACCGGCATATCCCCCCTCAATTGCCGACCACGTCAACGATCTCCAATTCGCATAACGTGCGCCGGACTCGTCTGTCATTCCCAGTCTACAACCGCGGAGTGTGCCATGGCCTGGCGGGGTACTTTGAGACGGTGCTATACCGCGACATCGAGCTGTCCACCAACCCCGTCACAATGGACACCAAGAGTGCCGACATGATCAGTTGGTTCCCGATCTACTTCCCATTGAAG ACCCCTCTGAATGTGCCCGACAATGGCGAAGTGGTGGTGACCATGTACCGACAGACCGACGACCGCAAGGTATGGTATGAGTGGATGGTGGAAGTATTCGCCGTGGAAGGcaacgaagaggaagtggtGATGAGTGGGGGCAAAGGCACATCTCCAGCGGCTGGCAATCTGCAGCGACAGCCCCAGAGATCACGTGGCGGGCGACGTGTCCGGGTTGGGACGAGCGAACTGCACTCCAGCATCAAGGAGGGTTGCCTCATGTGA
- a CDS encoding UNC45-central domain-containing protein (BUSCO:EOG09261W1K;~COG:D,O;~EggNog:ENOG410PIQT;~InterPro:IPR016024,IPR024660,IPR011989;~PFAM:PF11701) — protein MVHSTSEERAVHLTREAVELIDAGHREAASRNLREALSLAPEHPAVKEAFVKIQQEEENGHHLLDLCRRYTGGKDEPAGKDAALYLRTDGLKPPEEVALECVKLLLAQRPHALSSLQDDIISGLVRQNTSVRRYFSEQLQVSVTTFFDEIYERGDGAAVCLDTVVLDPTVWPSEDARLHCERELFLLFIAKLMESGHDMDGRSLKGIARLLAVDAAKLQELVDDEGLDVILSSLDSRLPLEWRSQATLATVKYLEISKQVGEERFSRLVTAKVVKGRSDDLIEAFSATAAVFPVIPEVAANLFLSESYLAALAPLTSRDAKSRKVEPHFLELLNAACMNKACREAISKHLSTWLSHLLTNGCDESSEMAAVILAKVRTAAQVGSSDSNGKVEEENSRVTELVDRFKDLMSKRKTENLSNVIEGLAYASVKSTVKEQLATDVAFLQDLVKILRENCTDSSVLYGGLMIIVNLTQFPPTLTEEQKKMSQLKSYAEASPSGARAKPDPLDDEQHVIARCNALIKAGLMPLLLDCGKTNLSSVQGLMGKIVLALSWDRKSRGTLAQQGAVKFLLVMAAAKQGTPGTNATEAVQNASQALARILISVNPVHVFPSSGFPQITSAIRPLTALLVSPETTSMTAEQPRNLLPVFESLLALTNLASHPDETAPEAIVRQAWPVVEDLLLSSSPMVQRAACELICNLMTCESGIVKYADGSKRAAQRLHVLLALTDTDDMATRSAAGGALAMLTEFEAAIAGILERPRGVPLLLAMCQEEDEGLVHRGVACVRNMTCLATGDIGRRAKEAIKANGGVNILSSVLKKTKNPAVLQVGVEALKPLVE, from the exons ATGGTTCACTCTACGAGCGAGGAACGCGCTGTACATTTGACACGGGAGGCTGTTGAGTTAATTGATGCTGGCCATCGTGAG GCCGCCTCACGAAACCTCCGAGAAGCCCTCTCCTTGGCTCCAGAGCATCCGGCAGTCAAGGAAGCTTTTGTTAAGATtcagcaggaagaggaaaatggCCATCACCTGCTAGACCTCTGTCGACGCTATACCGGTGGCAAGGACGAGCCCGCGGGCAAAGACGCCGCTCTCTATCTCCGTACCGACGGACTCAAGCCTCCCGAGGAGGTTGCATTGGAATGTGTCAAGCTCCTGCTGGCGCAAAGGCCCCATGCCTTGTCGTCGCTGCAGGATGACATTATCTCGGGGCTGGTTCGTCAGAACACCAGCGTGCGACGCTACTTCTCAGAGCAGCTCCAGGTGTCGGTGACCACATTCTTCGATGAGATCTATGAAAGAGGCGACGGGGCTGCCGTATGCCTCGACACCGTTGTCTTGGACCCCACTGTATGGCCGTCCGAAGATGCTCGTCTGCACTGTGAGCGCGagcttttcttgcttttcaTCGCCAAGCTCATGGAGTCGGGCCACGACATGGACGGTCGCTCCCTGAAAGGAATTGCACGTTTGCTTGCCGTCGATGCGGCGAAGCTGCAAGAATTGGTTGACGATGAAGGACTGGACGTGATCCTGTCCTCTTTGGATAGCCGGCTTCCCCTCGAGTGGAGAAGTCAGGCGACCCTAGCAACCGTCAAGTACCTCGAAATATCCAAGCAGGTTGGCGAAGAGAGGTTCTCTCGGCTCGTAACTGCCAAGGTCGTCAAGGGTCGCAGCGATGATCTCATCGAGGCATTCTCGGCCACGGCTGCAGTCTTCCCCGTGATACCAGAAGTCGCGGCCAACCTCTTCCTGTCGGAGAGCTACTTGGCCGCTTTGGCGCCTTTGACCTCTCGAGACGCGAAGAGCCGCAAGGTCGAGCCCCATTTTCTGGAATTGTTGAATGCTGCGTGCATGAACAAGGCCTGTCGGGAAGCCATTTCAAAGCATCTTTCGACCTGGCTTTCCCATCTTCTCACCAATGGCTGCGACGAGAGCTCCGAGATGGCCGCAGTCATTCTGGCCAAGGTCCGTACTGCTGCTCAAGTTGGTTCTTCCGACTCCAACGGCAaagtagaggaagaaaacagCCGGGTCACCGAGCTCGTCGATCGCTTCAAGGACTTGATGTCGAAGCGTAAGACTGAGAACCTATCCAACGTGATCGAGGGCTTGGCCTACGCATCAGTAAAGTCCACTGTCAAGGAACAGCTCGCTACAGACGTGGCATTCCTACAGGATCTTGTCAAGATTCTGCGCGAAAACTGCACCGATTCGTCAGTGCTGTATGGTGGTCTCATGATCATTGTGAACCTCACACAATTCCCACCCACTTTGacagaagagcagaagaaaatGTCCCAACTCAAGTCTTATGCCGAGGCCTCTCCTAGCGGAGCCCGAGCCAAGCCAGACCCCCTTGATGACGAGCAACATGTCATCGCACGTTGCAATGCGCTTATCAAGGCTGGTCTCATGCCTCTCCTGTTAGATTGCGGCAAGACGAATCTCTCCTCGGTGCAAGGTCTCATGGGCAAGATCGTCCTTGCCCTGTCATGGGACCGAAAGTCTCGGGGAACCTTGGCACAGCAAGGTGCTGTCAAATTCTTGCTCGTTATGGCAGCCGCAAAGCAGGGGACCCCGGGGACAAACGCCACCGAAGCGGTACAGAATGCGTCGCAAGCACTTGCACGAATTTTAATTTCCGTCAACCCGGTCCACGTGTTCCCGTCTTCTGGCTTCCCCCAGATCACATCCGCTATCCGGCCTCTGACCGCGCTTCTGGTAAGCCCGGAGACGACTAGCATGACGGCGGAACAACCGCGGAATCTTTTACCGGTCTTCGAGAGTCTGCTTGCTCTAACGAACCTGGCCTCTCACCCGGATGAGACTGCTCCTGAAGCTATCGTCCGTCAGGCCTGGCCCGTAGTAGAGGACCTCTTGCTCTCCAGTAGCCCTATGGTTCAGCGAGCTGCCTGCGAACTGATCTGCAATTTGATGACTTGCGAGTCCGGTATCGTCAAATATGCCGATGGGTCGAAGCGCGCTGCGCAACGGCTGCATGTGCTGCTGGCTCTCACCGACACGGACGATATGGCAACCCGGagcgctgctggtggagctCTTGCGATGCTGACCGAATTTGAAGCAGCCATTGCCGGTATCCTGGAACGGCCTAGGGGTGTCCCGTTACTGCTGGCCATGtgccaggaagaagatgagggttTAGTGCACCGCGGTGTAGCCTGTGTGCGGAACATGACCTGCCTCGCCACGGGGGATATTGGCCGGCGGGCCAAGGAAGCCATCAAGGCAAATGGAGGAGTTAATATACTGAGCAGTGtgctgaagaagacgaagaaccCCGCGGTACTCCAAGTCGGGGTCGAAGCCTTGAAGCCATTGGTCGAATAG
- a CDS encoding nucleobindin SSP120 (COG:S;~EggNog:ENOG410PNVN;~InterPro:IPR040250,IPR002048,IPR011992;~SECRETED:SignalP(1-21);~go_function: GO:0005509 - calcium ion binding [Evidence IEA]) → MLVVLATALLALSGSLVSAHGSHPDQPPSSDWATRHMQEEHHIDAFDAASFFSLHDYDESGAWTPEEVRKTYGMDDETNAGATEDRKSQALREVFTLFDPTNTGFITRDNWMRIIAEGTRLPDLGFGPGHHGDIEYEYEIHHFEKYHGEDATEEELTHPEDIEHFRRHDEEDLAMERLEQLESMQIVEANIPQKFLKQA, encoded by the exons ATgctcgtcgtcctcgctACTGCTCTATTGGCCCTGAGCGGCAGTTTGGTGAGTGCCCACGGTTCTCACCCCGACCAGCCGCCCTCGTCGGATTGGGCCACCCGGCATATGCAAG AGGAACATCACATTGATGCCTTCGACgctgcttccttcttctctcttcacGACTATGATGAATCCGGCGCATGGACTCCCGAGGAAGTGCGCAAGACGTACGGCATGGACGATGAGACGAACGCAGGTGCCACGGAGGATCGCAAGAGCCAAGCCTTAAGAGAAGTGTTCACTCTCTTCGACCCCACGAATACTGGCTTCATCACCCGCGACAACTGGATGCGCATCATCGCCGAGGGCACTCGGCTGCCCGATCTGGGGTTCGGTCCGGGCCACCACGGCGACATTGAGTATGAGTACGAGATCCACCACTTCGAGAAGTACCATGGCGAAGATGCGACAGAGGAGGAGCTCACCCACCCGGAAGACATTGAGCACTTCCGGCGGcacgacgaggaagatctggCGATGGAGCGCCTCGAGCAGCTCGAGAGCATGCAGATCGTCGAGGCCAACATACCGCAGAAGTTCCTCAAGCAAGCTTAG